One genomic region from Burkholderia latens encodes:
- a CDS encoding MBL fold metallo-hydrolase, with protein sequence MMSVEGFFDPATHTVSYLLLDTSSRACALIDSVLDYDPKSGRTRTASADRLIARVAELGATVHWLLETHVHADHLSAAPYLKAHVGGQIVIGSHVRRVQHVFGALFNAGPDFAHDGRQFDRLLDDGDTLPLGALTIRALHTPGHTPACLTYCVDDATQRAAFVGDTLFMPDYGTARCDFPGGDARTLYRSIARVLALPPDTRLYLCHDYQPGGRDVQFATTVAEQRRANVHVKDGVTEDDFVAMRTARDATLDMPVLMLPSVQVNMRAGHLPGPEDNGVRYLKIPLDAI encoded by the coding sequence ATGATGTCGGTCGAAGGCTTTTTCGACCCGGCAACCCATACCGTCAGTTATCTGCTGCTCGACACGTCGAGCCGCGCATGCGCGCTCATCGACAGCGTGCTCGACTACGATCCGAAATCCGGCCGCACGCGCACCGCCAGTGCCGACCGGCTGATCGCCCGCGTCGCGGAACTCGGCGCGACCGTGCACTGGCTGCTGGAAACGCACGTGCACGCCGACCATCTGTCGGCTGCGCCGTACCTGAAGGCGCACGTCGGCGGCCAGATCGTGATCGGCTCGCACGTGCGCCGCGTGCAGCACGTGTTCGGCGCGCTGTTCAATGCCGGGCCGGACTTCGCGCACGACGGCCGCCAATTCGACCGCCTGCTCGACGACGGCGACACGCTCCCGCTCGGCGCGCTGACGATCCGCGCGCTGCACACGCCCGGCCACACGCCAGCGTGCCTGACCTACTGCGTCGACGACGCGACGCAGCGTGCCGCGTTCGTCGGCGACACGCTGTTCATGCCCGACTACGGCACCGCCCGCTGCGACTTCCCCGGCGGCGACGCGCGCACGCTTTACCGCTCGATCGCGCGCGTGCTCGCGCTGCCGCCCGACACGCGCCTGTATCTGTGCCACGACTACCAGCCGGGCGGCCGCGATGTGCAGTTCGCGACGACCGTGGCCGAGCAGCGCCGCGCGAACGTGCACGTGAAGGACGGCGTGACCGAGGACGATTTCGTCGCGATGCGCACCGCGCGCGACGCGACGCTCGACATGCCCGTGCTGATGCTGCCGTCGGTGCAGGTCAACATGCGCGCCGGGCACCTGCCCGGGCCCGAAGACAACGGCGTGCGCTACCTGAAGATCCCGCTCGACGCGATCTGA
- a CDS encoding bifunctional protein tyrosine phosphatase family protein/NAD(P)/FAD-dependent oxidoreductase, which produces MNIRTLTDLLSVSPQIAADDLPAVQAAGIRTIVCNRPDGEGADQPTVAEIRAAAAPLGIAVHYLPVDTGKVTDEQAEQFGALVATLAGPVLAYCRSGTRSATLWALSQAGRRAAGDIVAIAAAAGYDLGALAPRLERSVTQRTAHEPRAAAPTVDARHDIVIVGAGAAGVAIASSLLARDASLDIAVIDPADTHYYQPGWTMVGAGVFRPDTTARRIADLLPRGVKWIRAAVAGFEPDMHAVVLDGCRRIGYRKLVVCPGLKLDWHAIDGLAETLGRNGVTSNYRYDLAPYTWELVQAFRGGDALFTQPPMPIKCAGAPQKAMYLSCDHWRRTGRLGAANVEFLNAGGALFGVADYVPALMEYVKRYDIALSFGHNLVAIDGPARRATFRRALPDGGTETVERAFDMIHVVPPQKAPDFVRASPLADAAGWIDVDPATLRHKRFADIFSLGDVTNTTNAKTAAAARKQAPVVAHNVLASLGRAHGDAAYDGYGSCPLPVERGKIVLAEFLYGGKVAPTFPAWLIDGKRPSRLAWLLKERVLPPLYWKAMLKGREWLAKPAIAR; this is translated from the coding sequence ATGAACATCCGCACGCTGACCGACCTGCTGTCGGTCTCGCCCCAGATCGCCGCGGACGACCTGCCCGCCGTGCAGGCGGCCGGCATCCGCACGATCGTCTGCAACCGCCCCGACGGCGAAGGCGCCGACCAGCCGACCGTCGCCGAGATCCGCGCCGCCGCCGCGCCGCTTGGCATCGCCGTCCATTACCTGCCCGTCGATACCGGCAAGGTGACCGACGAGCAGGCCGAGCAGTTCGGCGCGCTGGTCGCGACGCTCGCCGGCCCGGTGCTCGCGTATTGCCGCAGCGGCACGCGTTCCGCGACCCTGTGGGCGCTGTCGCAGGCTGGCCGCCGAGCGGCCGGTGACATCGTCGCCATCGCGGCCGCGGCTGGCTACGACCTCGGCGCGCTCGCGCCGCGTCTCGAACGAAGCGTCACGCAACGTACCGCGCACGAGCCGCGCGCCGCCGCACCGACCGTCGACGCACGGCACGACATCGTGATTGTCGGCGCGGGCGCGGCCGGCGTCGCGATCGCGTCGAGCCTGCTCGCGCGCGACGCATCGCTCGATATCGCGGTGATCGACCCGGCCGATACGCACTACTACCAGCCGGGCTGGACGATGGTCGGCGCGGGTGTGTTCCGGCCCGACACGACGGCGCGCCGGATCGCCGACCTGCTGCCGCGCGGCGTGAAATGGATCCGCGCGGCCGTCGCCGGCTTCGAACCCGACATGCACGCGGTCGTACTCGACGGCTGCCGGCGCATCGGTTACCGCAAGCTGGTCGTCTGCCCGGGGCTCAAACTCGACTGGCACGCGATCGACGGTCTCGCGGAAACCCTCGGCCGCAACGGCGTCACGTCGAACTATCGCTACGATCTCGCACCGTACACGTGGGAGCTGGTGCAGGCGTTCCGCGGCGGCGACGCGCTGTTCACGCAGCCGCCGATGCCGATCAAATGCGCGGGCGCGCCGCAAAAGGCGATGTACCTGTCGTGCGATCACTGGCGGCGCACGGGCCGCCTCGGCGCCGCGAACGTCGAGTTCCTGAACGCGGGCGGCGCGCTGTTCGGCGTTGCCGACTACGTGCCCGCGCTGATGGAGTACGTAAAACGCTACGACATCGCGCTGTCGTTCGGCCACAACCTCGTCGCGATCGACGGGCCCGCACGGCGCGCGACGTTCCGGCGCGCGTTGCCCGACGGCGGCACGGAGACCGTCGAGCGCGCGTTCGACATGATCCATGTCGTGCCGCCGCAGAAGGCGCCCGACTTCGTGCGCGCGAGCCCGCTCGCCGACGCGGCCGGCTGGATCGACGTCGATCCGGCGACGCTGCGGCACAAGCGGTTCGCAGACATTTTCTCGCTCGGCGACGTCACCAACACGACCAACGCGAAGACGGCCGCGGCCGCGCGCAAGCAGGCGCCCGTCGTCGCGCACAATGTGCTCGCGTCGCTGGGCCGCGCGCACGGAGACGCCGCGTACGACGGCTACGGTTCGTGCCCGCTCCCCGTCGAGCGCGGCAAGATCGTGCTTGCCGAATTCCTGTACGGCGGCAAGGTCGCGCCCACGTTTCCCGCGTGGCTGATCGACGGCAAGCGCCCTTCGCGGCTCGCATGGCTGCTCAAGGAGCGCGTGTTGCCGCCGCTCTACTGGAAAGCGATGCTCAAGGGCCGCGAATGGCTTGCGAAGCCCGCGATCGCACGTTGA
- a CDS encoding sulfite exporter TauE/SafE family protein, with product MLISLVLGGFVGAVLGLTGAGGGILAVPALVVGMGWPMQQATPVALVAVAGSAALGALEGFRRGLVRYRAALLMAAAGVPLTTLGVKLAHVLPQRVLLALFALTMLVVAGRLLRQALRHAPGDADESPLCVGRVNPETGRLVWSWPVGLALASTGAVTGLMTGLLGVGGGFVIVPMLRKLTNVSMHGVVATSLMVIALVGTGGVLATLVSGTRAPLDMMLWFTVATAVGMAIGRNASRRLSARHVQAGFAAVLVCVALGLLAKAAVGA from the coding sequence ATGCTGATTTCCCTTGTACTCGGCGGTTTCGTCGGTGCCGTGCTCGGCCTCACCGGCGCGGGCGGCGGCATTCTCGCGGTGCCCGCGCTCGTCGTCGGAATGGGCTGGCCGATGCAGCAGGCCACGCCCGTCGCGCTCGTCGCCGTCGCCGGCAGCGCGGCGCTCGGCGCGCTCGAAGGCTTTCGCCGCGGGCTCGTGCGCTATCGCGCCGCGCTGTTGATGGCCGCGGCTGGCGTGCCGCTCACGACGCTTGGCGTGAAACTCGCGCACGTGCTGCCGCAACGCGTGCTGCTGGCGCTGTTCGCGCTGACGATGCTGGTCGTCGCGGGCCGCCTGCTGCGGCAGGCGCTGCGCCATGCGCCCGGCGACGCGGACGAGTCGCCGCTGTGCGTCGGCCGCGTGAATCCTGAAACGGGCCGTCTCGTGTGGTCATGGCCGGTCGGGCTCGCGCTCGCGTCGACCGGCGCGGTGACGGGGCTGATGACCGGGCTGCTCGGGGTCGGCGGCGGCTTCGTGATCGTGCCGATGCTGCGCAAGTTGACGAACGTGTCGATGCACGGCGTGGTCGCGACGTCGCTGATGGTGATCGCGCTCGTCGGCACCGGCGGCGTGCTGGCGACGCTCGTGTCGGGCACGCGCGCGCCGCTCGACATGATGCTGTGGTTCACCGTCGCGACCGCGGTCGGGATGGCGATCGGCCGCAATGCGTCCCGACGCCTTTCCGCGCGGCACGTGCAAGCCGGCTTCGCGGCCGTGCTCGTGTGCGTCGCGCTCGGCTTGCTCGCGAAAGCGGCGGTCGGCGCATGA
- a CDS encoding ABC transporter permease subunit, whose amino-acid sequence MKPNRYLQFAALFAGFAFLYIPIISLIVYSFNESKLVTVWSGFSFRWYAALAQDDELLTAAWLSLKIGVLTAFASVFIGTWAGFVLARMGRFRGFALFSGMINAPLVIPEVIQGISLLLLFIELAKWIGWPAERGVFTIWLGHVMLCISYVAIIVQSRVRELNPSLEEAALDLGATPLKVFFTITLPLISQALIAGWLLSFTLSIDDLVLSAFLSGPGSTTLPLVVFSRVRLGLNPEMNALATLFIIAVTAGVVIANFVMLRQERKRLAAFAA is encoded by the coding sequence ATGAAGCCGAATCGCTACCTGCAGTTCGCGGCGCTGTTCGCCGGCTTCGCGTTCCTGTACATCCCGATCATCAGCCTGATCGTCTATTCGTTCAACGAGTCGAAGCTCGTCACCGTGTGGTCGGGCTTCTCGTTTCGCTGGTACGCGGCGCTCGCGCAGGACGACGAGCTGCTGACGGCCGCGTGGCTGTCGCTGAAGATCGGCGTGCTGACCGCGTTCGCGTCGGTGTTCATCGGCACGTGGGCCGGCTTCGTGCTCGCGCGGATGGGCCGTTTTCGCGGCTTCGCGCTGTTCAGCGGGATGATCAATGCGCCGCTCGTGATTCCCGAGGTGATCCAGGGCATTTCGCTGCTGCTGCTGTTCATCGAGCTCGCGAAGTGGATCGGCTGGCCGGCCGAGCGCGGCGTGTTCACGATCTGGCTCGGCCACGTGATGCTGTGCATCTCGTACGTCGCGATCATCGTGCAGTCGCGCGTGCGCGAGCTGAACCCGTCGCTCGAGGAAGCCGCGCTCGATCTGGGCGCGACGCCGCTGAAGGTGTTCTTCACGATCACGCTGCCGCTGATTTCGCAGGCGTTGATCGCAGGCTGGCTGCTGTCGTTCACGCTGTCGATCGACGACCTCGTGCTGTCGGCGTTCCTGTCGGGCCCCGGCTCGACGACGCTGCCGCTCGTCGTGTTCTCGCGCGTGCGCCTTGGCCTGAATCCGGAGATGAACGCGCTCGCGACGCTGTTCATCATCGCGGTGACGGCCGGCGTCGTGATCGCGAACTTCGTGATGCTGCGCCAGGAGCGCAAGCGGTTGGCGGCGTTCGCGGCCTGA
- a CDS encoding ABC transporter permease subunit codes for MSALKSFFAWPVRRFNLTGATAVVAGPYTWLVLFFLVPFVLVVKISFAELQLGIPPYTELASYADGVVHIALNLSHYAFLLTDSLYFATYVNSVVVAAITTLLCLLIGYPMAYYIARSNPATRNLLMMGVMLPFWTSFLIRVYAWIGILKNNGLLNNFLMWIGLTHTPIELYRTNYAVYIGMVYSYLPFLVMPLYAHLVKMDLRLLEAAYDLGAKPWKAFVQITLPLSKNGIIAGCLLVFIPAVGEYVIPELLGGANTLMIGRVMWNEFFNNADWPMASAVTCAMVLLLLVPMAMFQHFQAKEQEGRRR; via the coding sequence ATGAGCGCGCTCAAGTCCTTCTTCGCATGGCCGGTGCGACGCTTCAACCTGACGGGCGCGACGGCGGTCGTCGCGGGGCCGTACACGTGGCTCGTGCTGTTCTTCCTCGTGCCGTTCGTGCTGGTCGTGAAGATCAGCTTCGCGGAACTGCAGCTCGGCATCCCGCCGTATACGGAGCTCGCGTCGTACGCGGACGGCGTGGTGCACATCGCGCTGAACCTGTCGCACTACGCGTTCCTGCTCACCGACAGCCTGTATTTCGCGACCTACGTGAACTCGGTGGTGGTGGCCGCGATCACGACGCTGCTGTGTCTGCTGATCGGCTATCCGATGGCGTACTACATCGCGCGCTCGAATCCCGCGACGCGCAATCTGCTGATGATGGGCGTGATGCTGCCGTTCTGGACGTCGTTCCTGATCCGCGTGTACGCATGGATCGGGATCCTGAAGAACAACGGGCTGCTGAACAACTTCCTGATGTGGATCGGGCTCACCCATACGCCGATCGAGCTGTACCGCACGAACTACGCGGTCTACATCGGCATGGTGTATTCGTACCTGCCGTTTCTCGTGATGCCGCTGTACGCGCATCTCGTGAAGATGGACCTGCGTCTGCTCGAGGCCGCGTACGACCTCGGCGCGAAGCCGTGGAAGGCGTTCGTGCAGATCACGCTGCCGCTGTCGAAGAACGGGATCATCGCGGGCTGCCTGCTGGTGTTCATCCCGGCGGTCGGCGAGTACGTGATCCCGGAACTGCTCGGCGGTGCGAACACGCTGATGATCGGCCGCGTGATGTGGAATGAATTCTTCAACAACGCAGACTGGCCGATGGCGTCGGCCGTGACCTGCGCGATGGTGCTGCTGCTGCTCGTGCCGATGGCGATGTTCCAGCACTTCCAGGCGAAGGAGCAGGAGGGCCGCCGTCGATGA
- a CDS encoding ABC transporter ATP-binding protein: protein MNSQSGAPVAGVPSFVPSTGAAARAENFVQIVDVVKKFGETEVVRNVNLTVRQGELFALLGSSGSGKSTLLRMLAGLETVTSGKILIDGEDLAQMPPYKRPVNMMFQSYALFPHMSVEANVAYGLKQEGTPKAELKERVAAALELVQMSKYAKRKPHQLSGGQQQRVALARSLVKRPKVLLLDEPMSALDKQIRQRTQIELVNILKKVGVTCIMVTHDQEEAMTMANRLAVMSEGQIVQIGSPSEVYEYPNSRFSAEFIGSTNLFDGVTVEDEPDHVYIESPELPSRLYVSHGITGPLGMPVTVSVRPERIALTRKPPEGAFNWARGRITNVAYMGGYSLYHVKLDAGKTVIANVSSLAITELDTPALGDEIYVRWSATAGVVLTS from the coding sequence ATGAATAGCCAGTCGGGCGCGCCGGTCGCGGGCGTGCCGTCCTTCGTTCCTTCGACCGGCGCCGCCGCGCGCGCCGAGAACTTTGTCCAGATCGTCGACGTCGTCAAGAAATTCGGCGAGACCGAAGTGGTCCGCAACGTGAACCTGACGGTGCGCCAGGGCGAGCTGTTCGCGCTGCTCGGCAGCTCGGGGTCCGGCAAGTCGACGTTGTTGCGGATGCTCGCCGGCCTCGAGACGGTCACGTCCGGAAAGATCCTGATCGACGGCGAGGACCTCGCGCAGATGCCGCCGTACAAGCGGCCCGTGAACATGATGTTCCAGTCGTATGCGCTGTTCCCGCACATGTCGGTCGAAGCGAACGTCGCATACGGGCTGAAGCAGGAAGGCACGCCGAAGGCCGAGCTGAAGGAGCGCGTGGCCGCCGCGCTCGAGCTCGTGCAGATGAGCAAGTACGCGAAGCGCAAGCCGCATCAGCTGTCGGGCGGCCAGCAGCAGCGCGTCGCGCTCGCGCGTTCGCTCGTCAAGCGCCCGAAAGTGCTGCTGCTCGACGAGCCGATGTCGGCGCTCGACAAGCAGATCCGTCAGCGCACGCAGATCGAACTCGTCAACATCCTGAAGAAGGTCGGCGTGACCTGCATCATGGTCACGCACGATCAGGAAGAGGCGATGACGATGGCGAACCGGCTCGCGGTGATGAGCGAAGGCCAGATCGTGCAGATCGGCTCGCCGAGCGAAGTCTACGAGTATCCGAACAGCCGCTTCTCGGCCGAGTTCATCGGCTCGACGAACCTGTTCGACGGCGTCACCGTCGAGGACGAACCCGACCACGTGTACATCGAATCGCCGGAGTTGCCGAGCCGGTTGTACGTGAGCCACGGGATCACGGGGCCGCTCGGGATGCCGGTCACGGTGTCGGTGCGCCCCGAGCGGATCGCGCTCACGCGCAAGCCGCCCGAAGGCGCATTCAACTGGGCGCGCGGGCGCATCACGAACGTCGCGTACATGGGCGGCTATTCGCTGTATCACGTGAAGCTCGACGCGGGCAAGACGGTGATCGCGAACGTGTCGAGCCTTGCGATCACCGAGCTCGATACGCCGGCGCTCGGCGACGAGATCTACGTGCGCTGGAGCGCGACCGCAGGCGTGGTGCTGACGTCATGA
- a CDS encoding polyamine ABC transporter substrate-binding protein: MKAKVVGRFAALALCVGASAAAAKDTQLNIYNWSDYIAKDTIPNFEKQTGVKVRYDNYDSDDTLQAKLLTGSSGYDIVVPTSNYAGKQIAAGIFTPLDKSKLPNLKYLDPQLMALVAGADPGNKYAVPWAYGTTGLAYNLTKAQQALGKVPLDNWDILFKPENLSKLKSCGVSVLDAPDQMFAAALHYIGKDPMSTNPADYKAAMDVLKKIRPYITQFNSSGYINDLVGGDVCFAYGWSGDVVIAKHRAAEAKKPYKIEYYIPKGGAPVWFDVMAIPKDAKNKEAALQWINYIEDPKVHAAITNAVYYPSANAEARKYVRPDVANDPAVYPPADVVKTLFLLKPLPPEIQRLQTRLWTELKSGR; encoded by the coding sequence ATGAAGGCAAAGGTAGTGGGCCGGTTCGCAGCGCTTGCGCTGTGCGTGGGTGCATCGGCGGCGGCGGCGAAGGATACGCAACTCAATATCTATAACTGGTCGGACTACATTGCGAAGGACACGATCCCGAACTTCGAGAAGCAGACGGGCGTCAAGGTCCGCTACGACAACTACGACAGCGACGACACGCTGCAGGCGAAGCTGCTGACGGGCAGCTCGGGCTACGACATCGTCGTGCCGACCAGCAATTACGCGGGCAAGCAGATCGCTGCCGGCATCTTCACGCCGCTCGACAAGTCGAAGCTGCCGAACCTCAAGTACCTCGATCCGCAACTGATGGCGCTCGTCGCCGGCGCCGACCCGGGCAACAAGTACGCGGTGCCCTGGGCATACGGCACGACGGGTCTCGCCTACAACCTGACGAAGGCGCAGCAGGCGCTCGGCAAGGTGCCGCTCGATAACTGGGACATCCTGTTCAAGCCGGAAAACCTGTCGAAGCTGAAGAGCTGCGGCGTGTCGGTGCTCGACGCGCCGGACCAGATGTTCGCGGCCGCGCTGCACTACATCGGCAAGGATCCGATGAGCACGAACCCGGCCGACTACAAGGCCGCGATGGACGTGCTGAAGAAGATCCGCCCGTACATCACGCAATTCAACTCGTCGGGCTACATCAACGACCTGGTCGGCGGCGACGTCTGCTTCGCATACGGCTGGTCGGGCGACGTCGTGATCGCGAAGCATCGCGCGGCCGAAGCGAAGAAGCCGTACAAGATCGAGTACTACATCCCGAAGGGCGGCGCGCCGGTCTGGTTCGACGTGATGGCGATCCCGAAGGATGCGAAGAACAAGGAAGCCGCGCTGCAGTGGATCAACTACATCGAGGATCCGAAGGTGCACGCGGCGATCACGAATGCGGTGTATTACCCGAGTGCGAACGCCGAGGCGCGCAAGTACGTACGCCCGGATGTCGCGAACGACCCGGCCGTCTACCCGCCGGCCGACGTCGTGAAGACGCTGTTCCTGCTCAAGCCGCTGCCGCCCGAAATCCAGCGTCTGCAGACGCGTCTGTGGACCGAGCTCAAATCGGGCCGCTGA
- a CDS encoding DUF1289 domain-containing protein, which yields MASNLHDLPDSPCIGVCSTLFDEVCKGCGRTAAEVSNWVFLSDDEKRAIWERITRDGTAMRFQYDKL from the coding sequence ATGGCATCCAATCTCCATGACCTGCCCGACAGCCCCTGCATCGGCGTCTGTTCCACCCTCTTCGACGAAGTCTGCAAGGGCTGCGGCCGCACCGCCGCCGAGGTATCGAACTGGGTGTTCCTGAGCGACGACGAAAAACGCGCGATCTGGGAGCGCATCACGCGCGACGGCACCGCGATGCGTTTCCAGTACGACAAGCTGTAA
- a CDS encoding OmpW/AlkL family protein yields MHKTIRTCVTAAAVAATVVAMPSLSYAASPGDGINQGDVLVRLRAISIQPNERASDTLGAINTGVNNAIVPELDFTYMIRDYLGVELILGTSRHQMTSSLGNLGGVGVLPPTLLLQYHFNHAGKVRPYVGAGLNYTYFYNNGLNVGGEGVSINKSSFGPALQFGVDVQLTKKVFMNVDVKKIWMSTDATLGDKGIGTLHIDPLIVGVGVGMKF; encoded by the coding sequence ATGCACAAAACCATTCGAACATGTGTCACCGCCGCCGCTGTCGCGGCCACCGTCGTAGCAATGCCGTCGCTGTCGTACGCGGCATCGCCGGGTGACGGGATCAACCAGGGCGACGTGCTGGTACGGCTGCGCGCGATCAGCATCCAGCCGAACGAGCGCGCGAGCGACACGCTCGGCGCGATCAACACCGGCGTGAACAACGCGATCGTGCCGGAGCTCGACTTCACGTACATGATCCGCGACTACCTGGGCGTGGAGCTGATTCTGGGCACGTCGCGTCACCAGATGACGTCGAGCCTTGGCAATCTCGGCGGCGTCGGCGTGCTGCCGCCGACGCTGCTGCTCCAGTACCACTTCAATCATGCGGGCAAGGTGCGTCCGTACGTCGGCGCAGGCCTGAACTACACGTACTTCTACAACAACGGGCTCAACGTCGGCGGGGAGGGCGTGTCGATCAACAAGAGCAGCTTCGGTCCGGCACTGCAGTTCGGCGTCGACGTGCAGCTCACGAAGAAGGTGTTCATGAACGTCGACGTGAAGAAGATCTGGATGAGCACCGACGCGACGCTCGGCGACAAGGGCATCGGCACGCTGCACATCGATCCGCTGATCGTCGGCGTGGGCGTCGGGATGAAGTTCTAG
- a CDS encoding NAD(P)H-dependent flavin oxidoreductase — MTARTSFPPLTIRGRTLLPVVQGGMGVGISAHRLAGSVAREGALGTIASIDLRHHHADLLARCRANPDRATLEAANLDALAREIRLAKTYSEGRGMIAVNVMKAVSAHADYVRVACDEGADAIVMGAGLPLDLPDLTQGRDIALIPILSDSRGIALVLKKWMKKGRLPDAIVIEHPARAGGHLGVTQIDDMNDARFDFARVLDETAQVMASLGIARDTIPLIVAGGINSHDTVRAALAAGANGVQVGTPFAVTEEGDAHPNFKRVLADAQPEDIVEFVSVTGLPARAVKTPWLDRYLRNETRIRDKLGAFKQRCPTALECLSVCGLRDGIEKFGHFCIDTRLAAALRGDVANGLFFRGREALPFGNAIRSVRDLLDLLLTGRAAEPATKRPMFTLA; from the coding sequence ATGACCGCACGCACTTCCTTCCCGCCGCTCACGATCCGCGGCCGCACGTTGCTGCCCGTAGTGCAGGGCGGCATGGGCGTGGGGATCTCCGCGCACCGTCTCGCGGGCAGCGTCGCACGCGAAGGTGCGCTCGGCACGATCGCGAGCATCGACCTGCGTCATCACCATGCGGACCTGCTCGCGCGCTGCCGCGCGAACCCCGACCGCGCGACGCTCGAGGCCGCGAACCTCGACGCACTCGCCCGGGAGATCCGCCTCGCGAAGACGTACAGCGAAGGTCGCGGGATGATCGCGGTCAATGTGATGAAGGCGGTGAGCGCGCATGCGGACTACGTGCGCGTCGCATGCGACGAGGGCGCCGACGCGATCGTGATGGGCGCCGGCCTGCCGCTCGATCTGCCCGACCTCACGCAGGGCCGCGACATCGCGCTGATTCCGATCCTGTCGGACAGCCGCGGGATCGCGCTGGTGCTGAAGAAGTGGATGAAGAAGGGCCGGCTGCCCGATGCGATCGTGATCGAGCATCCGGCGCGTGCGGGCGGGCACCTCGGCGTCACGCAGATCGACGACATGAACGACGCGCGCTTCGATTTCGCGCGGGTGCTCGACGAGACCGCGCAGGTGATGGCATCGCTCGGCATCGCGCGCGACACGATTCCGCTGATCGTCGCAGGCGGCATCAACAGTCACGACACGGTGCGCGCGGCGCTCGCGGCAGGCGCGAACGGCGTTCAAGTGGGCACGCCGTTCGCGGTGACGGAAGAGGGCGACGCGCACCCGAACTTCAAGCGCGTGCTGGCCGATGCGCAGCCCGAGGACATCGTCGAATTCGTCAGCGTGACGGGGCTGCCCGCGCGCGCGGTGAAGACGCCGTGGCTCGATCGTTACCTGCGCAACGAAACGCGCATTCGCGACAAGCTCGGTGCGTTCAAGCAGCGCTGCCCGACGGCCCTCGAATGCCTGAGCGTGTGCGGCCTGCGCGACGGCATCGAGAAGTTCGGCCACTTCTGCATCGACACGCGGCTCGCGGCCGCGTTGCGCGGCGACGTCGCGAACGGCCTGTTCTTTCGCGGCCGCGAAGCACTGCCGTTCGGCAACGCGATCCGCAGCGTGCGCGACCTGCTCGACCTGCTGCTGACGGGCCGTGCGGCGGAGCCTGCGACAAAGCGTCCGATGTTTACGCTGGCTTGA